The Mucilaginibacter yixingensis genome window below encodes:
- a CDS encoding DEAD/DEAH box helicase, whose protein sequence is MLRVDSSKPCQIIYAVARHEYLSYVIEPHIVQLNPNGEFSLTHQRLFSNTAKEFSSCLDEVDLKLIKILEDLEQGNIIKKYYKKPVRPFEFFSKIFNEQLFDAIRPKMEKKMAEALALLPGKQIYQMSKEGYPAGKQLFLATEVATVLFHFRRDEEEIRYFPTIKYQGHRIEFMFKNAEIICNHPAWMMLDDTLYYFEKEIEGKKLVPFLNKRYIAIPRASEQSYFEKFVAPLIEKHSVYAEGFTINTEKYDASPVLKPIYVPGGTSQIQLCFRYAGYTFPYGDGRHVSVRIDKNGDDYVFHRIKRSVTWEKGKLQMLEGMGLHITSSLFQNLEVVGSDAEADQSFSVFEWLNQHHDELIAAGFEIDQPDGQKKYLFGSSKIDLEVTEHNDWFDIYAVVHFGPYKIPFLELRNHILNRKKEFVLPSGEIAVIPDKWFSQYGNLLHFSENHEGLKLKKHHIGLVTDLAEGDLASITMNRKLQKLTEFEEMADVPMPVNFKGSLRHYQQAGYNWFHFLKQYHFGGCLADDMGLGKTIQTLALLQKNKEDNEAAGGKSTSLLIMPTSLIYNWINEARKFTPDIKMMVHTGAFRYKNPEVFANYDVVITTYGISRIDIELFKAFFFDYVILDESQNIKNPSSKSYQSVKQLKSKHKLILSGTPVENSVNDLWTQMSFINPGLLGSQQFFINEFVTPIEKKKDEEKARKLQAIIKPFVLRRTKEQVATELPPKTEHLFYCQMSDEQSSVYEQVKSEYRNELLKSLEDGTFAQTQMQVLQGLIKLRQIANHPSMIDDAYEGDSGKFENVTHTLTNVLDGGHKVLIFSQFVKQLQIYRQHFEDNKITYTYLDGSTQNRGEIVKRFQEDEKTKVFLISIKAGGVGLNLTEADYVFILDPWWNPAVEQQAIDRTHRIGQTKNVFIYKFITKDSVEEKILALQQRKLSVARALITTEESFIKTLTAEDIRDILA, encoded by the coding sequence ATGTTACGCGTCGACAGCAGCAAGCCATGCCAAATTATTTATGCCGTTGCCAGGCATGAATACCTGTCGTACGTCATCGAGCCACACATCGTTCAGCTCAATCCCAACGGCGAGTTTTCCCTTACCCATCAGCGTTTATTCAGCAACACGGCCAAAGAGTTTTCCAGCTGTTTGGACGAGGTTGATTTAAAGCTGATCAAAATTCTGGAAGACCTGGAGCAGGGTAACATCATCAAAAAATACTACAAAAAGCCCGTTCGTCCGTTCGAGTTTTTTAGCAAGATCTTTAACGAGCAACTGTTCGATGCCATTCGCCCCAAAATGGAGAAAAAGATGGCCGAAGCGCTGGCCCTGCTGCCCGGTAAGCAAATTTACCAGATGAGTAAAGAGGGCTATCCGGCTGGTAAGCAACTGTTTTTGGCAACAGAGGTAGCCACGGTGCTATTCCACTTCCGCAGGGACGAGGAGGAGATCCGTTACTTCCCAACCATCAAATACCAGGGACACCGCATTGAATTCATGTTCAAAAATGCCGAGATCATTTGTAATCACCCGGCCTGGATGATGCTGGATGATACCCTGTATTATTTTGAAAAAGAGATTGAAGGCAAAAAGCTGGTGCCTTTTTTAAATAAGCGTTACATCGCTATCCCGCGGGCTTCAGAGCAATCGTACTTTGAAAAATTTGTGGCCCCGCTGATAGAGAAGCATTCGGTTTATGCCGAAGGTTTTACCATCAATACCGAGAAGTATGATGCATCGCCGGTATTGAAACCTATTTACGTACCGGGCGGTACCTCGCAAATTCAGCTTTGTTTCAGATACGCGGGCTATACTTTCCCTTACGGGGATGGCCGGCATGTATCGGTACGGATTGATAAAAATGGGGATGATTATGTTTTCCATCGCATCAAACGCTCGGTAACGTGGGAAAAAGGTAAGCTGCAAATGCTGGAGGGCATGGGGTTGCACATCACTTCATCGTTGTTTCAGAACCTGGAGGTGGTGGGTAGTGATGCCGAGGCAGATCAATCGTTCAGCGTTTTTGAATGGCTCAATCAGCATCATGATGAGTTGATTGCTGCCGGTTTTGAGATAGATCAGCCCGACGGACAAAAAAAATATCTGTTCGGCAGCAGCAAGATTGATCTGGAAGTAACCGAGCATAACGATTGGTTTGATATTTATGCCGTAGTACACTTCGGCCCATACAAAATACCGTTCCTGGAGCTGCGCAACCACATTCTTAACCGTAAGAAAGAGTTTGTGCTACCATCGGGCGAGATTGCGGTGATACCTGATAAATGGTTCTCGCAATATGGCAACCTGCTGCACTTCTCTGAAAACCACGAGGGACTGAAGCTGAAGAAGCACCACATTGGTTTGGTTACAGACCTGGCCGAAGGCGATCTGGCCAGCATTACCATGAACCGCAAGCTGCAAAAGCTCACGGAGTTTGAGGAAATGGCCGATGTGCCGATGCCGGTTAACTTTAAGGGTAGTCTGCGGCATTACCAGCAGGCCGGTTACAACTGGTTCCACTTTTTAAAGCAATACCATTTTGGCGGCTGCCTGGCTGATGATATGGGTTTGGGTAAAACCATCCAGACACTGGCCCTGCTGCAAAAAAATAAAGAAGATAACGAGGCCGCGGGCGGCAAAAGCACATCGCTTTTGATTATGCCTACCTCGTTGATTTACAACTGGATAAACGAGGCCAGAAAGTTTACGCCCGATATTAAGATGATGGTGCACACCGGTGCCTTCCGCTATAAAAATCCGGAGGTGTTTGCCAATTATGATGTGGTAATTACCACCTATGGCATCAGCAGGATAGATATCGAGTTATTCAAAGCATTCTTTTTTGACTATGTGATTCTGGACGAAAGTCAGAATATTAAAAATCCGTCGTCAAAATCATATCAATCGGTAAAGCAACTCAAATCAAAACATAAGCTGATACTGAGCGGTACCCCGGTAGAAAACTCGGTGAACGATTTGTGGACGCAAATGTCGTTCATCAATCCCGGCTTGCTGGGCAGTCAGCAGTTCTTTATCAATGAGTTTGTGACGCCTATTGAAAAGAAGAAGGACGAGGAGAAAGCCCGCAAGCTACAGGCCATCATCAAACCGTTTGTGCTGCGCCGCACCAAAGAGCAGGTAGCTACCGAGTTGCCGCCAAAAACCGAGCACTTGTTCTACTGCCAGATGAGCGACGAGCAGTCGAGCGTTTATGAGCAGGTAAAGTCTGAATATCGGAACGAATTGTTAAAGAGTCTGGAGGATGGCACCTTTGCTCAAACCCAAATGCAGGTGCTGCAAGGTTTGATCAAGCTGCGCCAGATTGCCAATCACCCGAGTATGATTGACGATGCCTACGAGGGCGATAGCGGCAAGTTTGAGAACGTAACCCACACGCTGACTAACGTGCTGGATGGCGGGCACAAAGTGTTGATCTTCTCGCAGTTTGTAAAGCAATTGCAAATCTATCGCCAGCATTTTGAGGATAACAAGATCACTTATACTTACCTGGACGGCTCTACCCAAAACCGGGGGGAGATAGTAAAACGTTTCCAGGAGGATGAAAAAACCAAAGTGTTCCTCATCTCTATCAAAGCCGGTGGTGTCGGGCTTAACCTTACCGAGGCCGACTATGTTTTCATTCTCGATCCATGGTGGAACCCGGCCGTAGAGCAACAGGCCATAGACCGCACGCACCGCATCGGTCAAACTAAAAACGTATTTATCTACAAGTTCATCACCAAAGACTCGGTAGAAGAAAAGATCCTGGCCCTGCAACAACGCAAACTCAGCGTAGCCCGCGCCCTCATCACCACCGAAGAAAGCTTTATTAAGACGCTGACAGCAGAGGATATCAGGGATATATTGGCGTAA
- a CDS encoding glycosyltransferase family 39 protein: protein MSRRLTRNPFLIFSPFLFIYSWFIIAHKWPKLYGDEIRYVDFAHNLIHGFYSPAAPHINLWNGPGFPLVIWPFIALHVPVLYITLLNALYQYFAVVMLYKSVRLVASHTIALVAALLLAIYPNAFSVLPILYTEALTVFLISAFVYSITLFYAKRKNKHLIIAGLLLGFLTLVKIIFGYVLILGLVISAVTALFKRNKTNALKSSYIFLLALGVTLPYLAYTYRLTGKPFYWGNSGGMSLYWMSTPYEHEYGDWKVPQLNNHQYPILFKSAETVAILKKNHAKEIQFILKHNELEQDALFKQYAIRNIRQHPFKFIKNYYYNASRMLFNFPYSYSYQDGAIVTNIISGSLILFSAILGLIATWVNRRSLIFPVKLLLLISGVYLGLSGALSAYPRQFDVMMPVLLFWLGFLAARIPTPTFRFVDENANIDDISLQDLSGTGIDIEKTVKD from the coding sequence ATGAGCAGAAGATTAACGCGCAATCCTTTCCTGATTTTTTCGCCGTTTCTGTTTATTTACAGTTGGTTTATCATAGCCCATAAATGGCCAAAGCTTTATGGCGATGAGATCCGTTACGTAGATTTTGCACATAACCTCATTCACGGGTTCTACTCTCCCGCCGCCCCACACATTAACTTGTGGAACGGCCCGGGTTTTCCGCTGGTTATCTGGCCTTTCATCGCATTGCACGTACCAGTGCTGTACATTACGCTGCTCAATGCCCTCTACCAATATTTTGCCGTAGTGATGCTATACAAATCGGTAAGGCTGGTGGCTAGCCATACCATTGCGTTGGTGGCCGCCTTGTTGCTAGCTATTTATCCCAATGCATTTTCGGTACTGCCCATTTTGTATACTGAGGCGCTCACTGTTTTCCTGATATCGGCTTTTGTGTATAGCATCACGCTGTTTTATGCTAAGCGTAAAAACAAACACCTCATTATAGCCGGTTTGCTACTTGGCTTTTTAACGCTGGTAAAAATCATCTTTGGTTATGTGCTGATTTTGGGCTTAGTAATTTCGGCAGTCACTGCATTATTCAAGCGCAACAAAACCAACGCGCTAAAATCAAGCTACATCTTTCTGCTGGCGTTGGGCGTTACCCTGCCCTACCTGGCCTATACTTACCGCCTCACCGGCAAGCCATTTTACTGGGGCAACTCTGGCGGCATGAGCCTTTACTGGATGAGCACCCCTTACGAGCATGAATACGGCGACTGGAAAGTACCGCAACTGAACAATCATCAATACCCCATCCTGTTCAAGTCGGCAGAAACGGTGGCGATACTGAAGAAAAACCATGCTAAAGAAATTCAGTTTATCCTGAAGCATAACGAGCTGGAGCAGGATGCCCTCTTTAAACAATATGCTATCAGGAATATTCGCCAGCATCCGTTTAAGTTTATTAAAAACTACTATTACAACGCTTCGCGGATGCTGTTTAATTTCCCTTACAGCTATTCGTACCAGGATGGGGCTATTGTTACCAACATTATCAGCGGCTCGTTAATCCTGTTTTCGGCTATACTGGGGTTGATTGCTACCTGGGTCAATCGTCGCAGCCTCATTTTCCCGGTTAAATTACTGCTGCTTATCAGTGGTGTTTACTTAGGACTGAGTGGTGCACTGAGCGCCTACCCGCGTCAATTTGATGTGATGATGCCGGTGCTGCTGTTCTGGCTGGGTTTCCTGGCAGCACGCATACCAACGCCAACGTTCAGGTTTGTAGATGAGAATGCTAATATTGATGATATCAGTCTGCAGGATCTCAGTGGGACTGGGATTGATATTGAGAAGACGGTGAAGGACTGA
- the trmD gene encoding tRNA (guanosine(37)-N1)-methyltransferase TrmD, producing the protein MRFDIITVLPGLLESPFAHSILQRAQKKGLAEIVVHNLRDYANNKHKSVDDYPYGGGSGMVMSVEPFALCIEKLKSEREYDDVIFLTPDGETLNQGIANQLSIKQNFILICGHYKGIDQRVRDLYVTREISIGDYVLSGGELPAAILVDAVVRLIPGVLSDETSALSDSFQDDMLDAPVYTRPAEWRGHKVPDILLSGNTREIEKWRFDQALERTRERRPDLLGE; encoded by the coding sequence ATGCGTTTTGATATCATTACTGTGCTACCGGGTTTGCTGGAAAGTCCGTTTGCTCATTCTATTTTGCAGCGTGCGCAGAAAAAAGGTCTGGCCGAAATTGTGGTGCACAACCTGCGCGATTATGCCAACAATAAACATAAAAGTGTAGACGATTACCCCTACGGCGGCGGCAGCGGTATGGTAATGAGCGTTGAGCCTTTCGCCTTGTGCATAGAAAAACTGAAAAGCGAGCGCGAGTATGACGACGTCATTTTTCTCACGCCAGATGGCGAGACGCTTAATCAGGGTATCGCCAACCAGCTATCTATCAAGCAAAACTTCATCCTGATATGCGGGCATTATAAAGGCATTGATCAGCGCGTGCGCGATCTGTATGTTACCCGTGAGATCTCTATTGGCGATTATGTTCTCTCTGGCGGCGAACTGCCTGCGGCCATTTTAGTAGATGCAGTGGTGCGGTTGATTCCCGGTGTATTGTCTGATGAAACTTCGGCTTTGTCTGATTCTTTCCAAGATGATATGCTGGATGCGCCGGTATATACCCGTCCGGCAGAGTGGCGCGGCCATAAAGTACCCGATATTCTTTTAAGCGGTAATACACGTGAGATAGAGAAATGGCGTTTTGATCAGGCACTGGAACGTACCCGCGAGCGCAGACCTGATTTGTTGGGGGAGTAG
- a CDS encoding DUF3800 domain-containing protein, whose translation MKFVLFIDESGHFDLNVNSHNDNFLAICGVLTSVTAYRKIDNDLKDLKREFCDTTDIVLHSRDIRNQTKDFIFLKDSFINKKFLTALSNIIENGQYRIICPVIDKGEVINRPQEEWGNIYHLAVTFLLERVLYILQQFGKIDKQLTIVIESRNPKEDKKLRKHIEGTINYGTTYIKSKDFLALNIKVFFNKKKDNINGLQLADLFAYPILRHVIYPNQKNFAYDLILEKIHKRHGIVEGAGVKVFPRK comes from the coding sequence ATGAAATTTGTACTATTTATAGACGAAAGCGGCCATTTTGACTTAAATGTAAATAGTCACAATGATAACTTTCTAGCGATCTGTGGAGTCCTGACATCTGTAACAGCCTACAGAAAAATAGACAATGACCTTAAAGATCTCAAAAGAGAATTTTGTGATACAACCGATATCGTTCTACATTCACGAGATATCCGAAATCAAACCAAAGACTTTATTTTTCTAAAAGACAGCTTCATAAACAAGAAGTTCCTAACCGCCTTAAGCAACATAATTGAAAATGGTCAATATCGAATAATTTGCCCGGTAATTGACAAGGGAGAAGTTATTAATAGACCGCAAGAGGAATGGGGTAATATTTACCACTTAGCAGTTACATTTCTCTTAGAAAGAGTGCTTTATATTTTACAGCAATTTGGCAAGATTGATAAGCAACTAACAATCGTTATAGAAAGTAGAAATCCAAAAGAAGATAAAAAACTACGAAAACACATTGAGGGCACTATCAACTATGGAACCACATATATAAAATCAAAAGACTTTCTAGCTCTTAATATTAAAGTGTTTTTTAATAAAAAGAAAGACAACATTAATGGACTTCAATTGGCTGACTTATTTGCCTATCCAATATTGCGGCATGTAATTTATCCCAATCAGAAAAACTTCGCCTATGATTTAATTCTCGAAAAAATCCATAAAAGACATGGTATTGTTGAGGGTGCTGGAGTTAAGGTATTCCCTAGAAAATAA
- the rimM gene encoding ribosome maturation factor RimM (Essential for efficient processing of 16S rRNA) translates to MSFDKHFKIASVGKTKGLKGEMVLYVAIDGLEDIKFNAVFIDIAGKLVPYFVSTFKPAPKNTAYLVLEDVDTVEKASALLKKDIYLPEKLKPKKKKEEFTLKDLKGFIAIDERHGELGEISDVIEYPQQTIASLHYQNREVLFPLNPQFIKGIDVEGGEIYVDLPDGLIDLYLE, encoded by the coding sequence ATGAGTTTCGACAAACATTTTAAAATAGCCAGCGTAGGCAAAACCAAAGGTCTTAAAGGCGAAATGGTTTTGTATGTGGCCATTGACGGACTGGAAGACATAAAGTTTAACGCCGTATTTATTGACATTGCCGGCAAGCTGGTGCCTTACTTTGTGAGTACCTTTAAACCTGCGCCCAAAAACACCGCCTACCTGGTGCTGGAGGATGTGGATACGGTTGAGAAAGCATCGGCTCTGTTAAAAAAAGATATTTACCTGCCCGAGAAGCTAAAGCCTAAAAAGAAGAAAGAAGAGTTTACGCTAAAAGATCTGAAAGGTTTCATTGCCATTGATGAGCGGCACGGCGAACTAGGCGAAATTAGCGATGTAATTGAATATCCGCAGCAAACCATTGCCAGCCTGCACTATCAAAACCGCGAAGTGCTGTTCCCGCTCAATCCACAATTTATTAAAGGTATTGATGTAGAAGGCGGCGAGATTTATGTTGATTTGCCAGATGGATTGATTGATCTGTACCTGGAATAA
- a CDS encoding 30S ribosomal protein S16, translating into MATKIRLQRHGKKGKPFYYIVVADSRAPRDGRFITRLGSYNPNTNPATIDINFDQALNWVNSGAQPTDTCRAILSYKGVLYKKHLQGGVKKGALTEEQAEAKFAAWVEQKDGQISGKKDNLAATKADAKKAALAAEAKKKEDKAAAIAAKNTPPPAEEEVVAEENTEASAETEAPAESAE; encoded by the coding sequence ATGGCAACTAAAATCAGACTGCAAAGACATGGTAAAAAGGGCAAACCTTTTTACTACATCGTAGTGGCCGACTCTCGTGCTCCGCGCGATGGCCGCTTCATCACCCGTTTAGGTTCTTACAACCCAAACACTAACCCGGCAACTATCGACATCAACTTTGACCAGGCTTTAAACTGGGTTAACAGTGGTGCGCAACCAACCGATACCTGCCGTGCTATTCTGAGCTACAAAGGCGTTCTGTACAAAAAACACCTTCAAGGCGGCGTTAAAAAAGGCGCCCTGACCGAAGAACAGGCTGAAGCAAAATTTGCTGCCTGGGTTGAGCAAAAAGATGGCCAAATCAGCGGTAAAAAAGACAACTTAGCAGCTACTAAAGCTGACGCTAAGAAAGCTGCCCTGGCTGCTGAAGCTAAAAAGAAAGAGGACAAAGCTGCTGCTATTGCTGCTAAAAACACTCCTCCGCCAGCTGAAGAAGAAGTTGTTGCTGAAGAAAATACTGAAGCATCAGCTGAAACCGAAGCACCAGCAGAAAGCGCTGAGTAA
- a CDS encoding 5'(3')-deoxyribonucleotidase, which yields MKQRIAIDMDEVIADTLAKFVHLYQKDHGLTLTPELLHGKELRDALPPELIDSVRKYINQKGFFRDLEVMPGSQQVVEQLAQKYDVFVVSAAMEFPNSLEDKLHWLGEHFPFIPWTNIIFCGYKIINTDIIIDDRTKNFKGFAGRTLLYSSPHNLLLTEFERVNTWDEVASLLL from the coding sequence ATGAAACAACGCATTGCCATTGATATGGACGAGGTGATTGCCGATACACTCGCCAAATTTGTACACTTATACCAGAAAGACCACGGACTTACCCTCACGCCAGAACTGTTGCACGGCAAAGAACTGCGCGATGCCCTGCCGCCTGAACTGATTGACTCTGTGCGCAAATACATTAATCAAAAAGGATTCTTCAGAGATCTGGAAGTGATGCCGGGCAGCCAGCAGGTAGTAGAACAACTGGCGCAGAAGTATGATGTATTTGTGGTATCGGCCGCCATGGAGTTTCCCAACTCGCTGGAAGATAAGCTGCACTGGCTGGGAGAACACTTCCCGTTCATCCCGTGGACCAATATCATCTTTTGCGGATACAAAATCATCAATACCGATATTATTATAGACGACCGCACCAAGAATTTCAAAGGCTTTGCCGGCAGAACATTGCTTTATTCATCACCACACAACCTGCTACTCACCGAGTTTGAGCGAGTAAATACCTGGGATGAGGTAGCAAGCCTGCTGTTATAA
- a CDS encoding NHL repeat-containing protein, with the protein MKNNLLALLTVACLVAACSGKKDDVAPDTGNNNNGGNTTTVKTPKSATVSTYAGGTVGFADNVGLAAQFNDIEGIVIDGAGALYVADYNNNRVRKIVAQADAGSVTTLAGTGALGGADGDALTAATLSSPQTLAVATDGSIYVSENGYVNIRKVSGGNVSTFAGTGIAGFKDGNAADAQFNHVGGMCVDAAGNIYIADTNNNRIRKITAAGVVSTFAGSGTAGSTNDKGTAATFNQPYGIVIDKSGNLYVSEVNNHDIRKITADGTVSTYVGNGQTGLVNGTGTAARLNFPKGLAIDGDGTLYVADAGNNSIRRITTGGVTTTLAGIGISGAVDGDSDSAEFKSPNGVAVDAAGNVYVADNGNSKIRKITVVY; encoded by the coding sequence ATGAAAAACAACCTATTGGCCCTGTTAACAGTGGCCTGCCTTGTCGCTGCTTGCTCTGGAAAAAAAGATGATGTTGCTCCTGATACCGGGAACAACAATAACGGCGGAAACACCACTACAGTAAAAACGCCTAAAAGCGCAACCGTATCTACCTACGCAGGTGGCACTGTTGGGTTTGCCGACAACGTAGGGCTGGCCGCTCAGTTCAATGATATTGAAGGTATTGTGATAGATGGCGCTGGTGCATTATATGTGGCCGATTATAATAATAATAGGGTGCGTAAAATAGTGGCCCAGGCCGATGCCGGTAGTGTTACAACGCTGGCCGGTACAGGTGCGCTTGGCGGAGCCGATGGCGACGCACTCACCGCTGCTACGTTAAGTTCGCCGCAAACGCTTGCCGTAGCTACCGATGGCAGTATCTACGTGTCTGAGAATGGATATGTCAACATTCGCAAAGTAAGCGGTGGTAACGTTAGCACTTTTGCGGGCACAGGTATTGCCGGATTTAAAGATGGTAACGCTGCCGATGCGCAGTTTAACCACGTGGGGGGCATGTGTGTAGATGCTGCAGGCAATATTTATATTGCCGATACCAATAATAACCGTATCCGTAAGATAACTGCGGCTGGTGTTGTAAGCACCTTTGCCGGAAGCGGCACAGCCGGCAGTACTAATGATAAGGGTACGGCAGCAACATTTAACCAGCCTTATGGTATTGTGATAGATAAGTCTGGAAACTTGTATGTTTCTGAGGTTAACAACCACGATATCCGTAAGATTACTGCTGATGGTACCGTGAGTACCTATGTAGGCAACGGCCAGACAGGGCTGGTAAACGGCACAGGCACGGCCGCGCGTTTAAATTTCCCTAAAGGACTGGCTATTGATGGCGATGGTACGCTGTATGTGGCCGATGCTGGCAATAACAGCATCAGACGCATTACAACAGGCGGTGTAACTACCACCCTCGCGGGTATCGGTATTTCCGGTGCAGTAGACGGCGACTCGGACTCTGCTGAGTTTAAATCACCAAATGGTGTTGCTGTTGATGCTGCTGGCAATGTTTATGTAGCCGATAATGGGAATAGTAAGATCAGAAAAATAACTGTGGTTTATTAA
- the pfkA gene encoding 6-phosphofructokinase, whose protein sequence is MAEIKKIGVFTSGGDAPGMNAAIRAVVRTALYHNLEVAGIRRGYEGMIAGDFMEMDRKSVANIIQRGGTMLKTARSDQFRTPEGRKVAYDKLKAEGIDALVAIGGDGTFTGARVFGAEYDMPIVGMPGTIDNDLQGTDFTIGYDTAINTVIDAVDKIRDTAESHDRLFIVEVMGRDSGLIALRTGIAAGAEAIIIPETKTDIEALCARLEHSRRDKSSKIVMVAESGEAGSAFEVGRQIKERFPHYDTRISILGHIQRGGRPSCMDRVLASRMGVAAVEALLNNHRDEMIGIIHNEIAYTQFDHAIKHHQEINPNFLKIVEILSL, encoded by the coding sequence ATGGCTGAGATAAAGAAAATAGGAGTTTTTACATCGGGCGGTGATGCGCCGGGAATGAATGCGGCCATTCGTGCCGTGGTACGTACAGCGCTTTACCACAACCTGGAGGTAGCCGGCATTCGCCGTGGCTATGAGGGAATGATTGCGGGCGATTTTATGGAGATGGATCGTAAGTCTGTAGCCAACATCATTCAGCGTGGCGGCACTATGCTCAAAACCGCCCGTAGCGATCAGTTTCGCACGCCAGAGGGCCGTAAAGTAGCCTATGACAAACTGAAAGCCGAGGGCATTGATGCCCTTGTAGCCATTGGCGGCGATGGTACTTTTACCGGTGCCCGTGTATTTGGCGCCGAATATGATATGCCAATTGTGGGTATGCCCGGCACTATTGATAATGATTTGCAGGGTACTGATTTTACCATCGGTTACGATACCGCTATTAACACCGTAATTGATGCGGTGGATAAAATTAGAGATACGGCAGAATCGCACGATCGTTTGTTTATTGTAGAGGTAATGGGCCGAGACTCTGGCCTTATTGCACTGCGTACCGGTATTGCTGCCGGGGCCGAAGCTATTATCATCCCCGAAACCAAAACAGATATAGAAGCCCTGTGCGCCCGTTTAGAGCACAGCCGGAGAGATAAATCATCAAAAATTGTAATGGTGGCCGAGAGCGGCGAAGCCGGATCAGCCTTTGAGGTTGGCAGGCAGATCAAAGAGCGTTTCCCGCATTATGATACCCGTATCTCTATATTGGGACACATTCAACGTGGTGGCAGGCCAAGTTGTATGGACCGTGTGCTGGCCAGCCGGATGGGCGTGGCTGCGGTAGAAGCGTTGTTAAATAATCACCGTGACGAGATGATCGGCATCATTCATAACGAAATTGCTTACACGCAGTTTGACCACGCCATTAAACATCACCAGGAAATTAACCCCAACTTTCTGAAAATTGTAGAAATATTATCTTTGTAG